Proteins from a genomic interval of Corvus moneduloides isolate bCorMon1 chromosome 6, bCorMon1.pri, whole genome shotgun sequence:
- the TMEM258 gene encoding transmembrane protein 258 encodes MGKRLALAAPRSRPHFHFRRRRGTDVRGRERSRRVSEGTGDMELEAMSRYTSPVNPAVFPHLTVVLLAIGMFFTAWFFVYEVTSTKYTRDIYKELLISLVASLFMGFGVLFLLLWVGIYV; translated from the exons ATGGGGAAGCGGCTCGCCCTCGCCGCGCCTCGTTCCCGCCCTCACTTCCACTTCCGGCGGCGGAGGGGGACGGACGTGCGGGGGCGGGAGCGGAGCCGACGTGTCTCAGAGGGGACCGGCGACATG GAGCTGGAGGCGATGAGCAGATACACGAGCCCGGTGAACCCGGCCGTGTTCCCGCACCTCACCGTGGTGCTGCTGGCCATCGGCATGTTCTTCACCGCCTGGTTCTTCGT CTACGAGGTGACATCCACCAAGTACACCCGGGACATCTACAAGGAGCTGCTGATCTCGCTGGTGGCCTCGCTCTTCATGGGCTTCGGCgtcctcttcctgctgctctgggtcGGGATCTACGTCTGA